The Streptomyces sp. NBC_00162 genome window below encodes:
- a CDS encoding homoserine dehydrogenase has protein sequence MMRTRPLKVALLGCGVVGSEVARIMTTHADDLTARIGAPVELAGVAVRRPSKVREGIDPALITTDATALLKRGDIDVVVEVIGGIEPARTLITTAFENGASVVSANKALLAQDGAALHAAAEQHGLDLYYEAAVAGAIPLVRPMRESLAGDKINRVMGIVNGTTNFILDKMDSTGAGYQEALDEATALGYAEADPTADVEGYDAAAKAAILAGIAFHTRVRLDDVYREGMTEVSASDFASAKRMGCTIKLLAILERAADGESVTARVHPAMIPLTHPLASVREAYNAVFVEAEAAGRLMFYGPGAGGSPTASAVLGDLVAVCRNKLAEATGPGESAYTQLPVSPMGEVVTRYHISLDVADKPGVLAQVATTFAEHGVSIDTVRQQGKDGEASLVVVTHRAPDAALTGTVEALRKLDTVRGVASIMRVEGE, from the coding sequence ATGATGCGTACGCGTCCGCTGAAGGTGGCGCTGCTGGGCTGTGGAGTGGTCGGCTCGGAAGTTGCTCGCATCATGACGACGCACGCCGACGACCTGACGGCCAGGATCGGCGCGCCCGTCGAGCTCGCGGGCGTCGCCGTGCGCCGCCCCTCCAAGGTCCGCGAGGGCATCGACCCGGCCCTGATCACCACCGATGCGACCGCCCTCCTCAAACGCGGCGACATCGACGTGGTCGTCGAGGTCATCGGCGGGATCGAGCCCGCCCGGACGCTGATCACCACGGCGTTCGAGAACGGGGCCTCCGTCGTCTCCGCCAACAAGGCGCTGCTCGCCCAGGACGGCGCCGCCCTGCACGCCGCTGCCGAGCAGCACGGGCTGGACCTGTACTACGAGGCCGCCGTCGCCGGTGCCATCCCGCTGGTCCGCCCGATGCGCGAGTCCCTCGCGGGCGACAAGATCAACCGCGTCATGGGCATCGTCAACGGCACGACGAACTTCATCCTCGACAAGATGGACTCCACCGGCGCCGGCTACCAGGAGGCGCTCGACGAGGCCACGGCCCTCGGGTACGCCGAGGCCGACCCCACCGCCGACGTCGAGGGCTACGACGCCGCCGCCAAGGCCGCCATCCTGGCCGGTATCGCCTTCCACACCCGGGTCCGCCTCGACGACGTCTACCGTGAGGGCATGACCGAGGTCAGCGCCAGCGACTTCGCCTCCGCCAAGCGGATGGGCTGCACCATCAAGCTCCTGGCGATCCTCGAGCGCGCCGCCGACGGGGAGTCCGTCACCGCCCGCGTGCACCCGGCCATGATCCCGCTCACCCACCCGCTCGCCTCCGTCCGCGAGGCGTACAACGCGGTCTTCGTCGAGGCGGAGGCCGCCGGGCGGCTCATGTTCTACGGGCCCGGCGCGGGCGGCTCGCCGACCGCGTCCGCGGTCCTCGGCGACCTCGTCGCCGTCTGCCGCAACAAGCTCGCCGAGGCAACGGGGCCGGGCGAGTCGGCGTACACCCAGCTGCCGGTCAGCCCCATGGGCGAGGTCGTCACCCGCTACCACATCAGCCTCGACGTGGCCGACAAGCCCGGTGTGCTGGCCCAGGTGGCGACGACCTTCGCGGAGCACGGCGTCTCCATCGACACCGTCCGCCAGCAGGGCAAGGATGGCGAGGCCTCCCTCGTCGTCGTCACTCACCGCGCACCCGACGCCGCCCTCACCGGGACCGTCGAGGCGCTGCGGAAGCTGGACACCGTCCGCGGTGTCGCCAGCATCATGCGTGTTGAAGGGGAGTAA